The nucleotide window GACGGAACATCCTTCCCGATCCCGTGGCCTTGCTGCATAGGGTCCGCGCAATCGATCGCGAGGGCGAACCATGACATCTCCGGCCGCATCCTGGCAGCTTTGGGCCTTACTCTCGGCCGCCTTCGCGGCGTTGACCGCGATCTTCGCGAAAGTCGGCATCGAGAACGTCAATTCCGATGTCGCTACCTTCATCAGAACCTGCGTGATCCTCTGCGCCCTCGGCGCCATCCTCGTGGCCACCGGGCAATGGCAACCCCTCAACGCGATCTCCGGTCGGTCCTACGTCTTTCTGGTCCTCTCGGGCCTTGCCACGGGGGGATCCTGGATCTGTTATTTCCGGGCGCTGAAGCTCGGCGACGCCGCCCGCGTCGCGCCGATCGACAAGTTGAGCGTCGTTCTGGTCGCGGTGT belongs to Methylobacterium sp. 77 and includes:
- a CDS encoding EamA family transporter, with the protein product MTSPAASWQLWALLSAAFAALTAIFAKVGIENVNSDVATFIRTCVILCALGAILVATGQWQPLNAISGRSYVFLVLSGLATGGSWICYFRALKLGDAARVAPIDKLSVVLVAVFAAAFLGERLSAANWLGVALICAGAILVAYRG